The proteins below are encoded in one region of Thermotoga sp. Mc24:
- a CDS encoding exodeoxyribonuclease VII small subunit has protein sequence MNFEEMMKELEEIVNRLEKEDLPLEESIKLFERGVELYRKCKEILQQNRLKIIDVMKELEGEIDAPGRDQENELR, from the coding sequence GTGAATTTCGAGGAAATGATGAAAGAACTGGAGGAAATCGTAAACAGACTGGAAAAAGAAGATCTTCCCCTTGAAGAATCCATCAAACTCTTCGAACGCGGAGTGGAACTCTACAGAAAGTGCAAAGAGATTCTTCAGCAAAACAGACTGAAGATCATCGACGTGATGAAAGAGCTGGAAGGTGAGATAGATGCTCCTGGACGAGATCAAGAGAATGAGTTACGATGA
- the xseA gene encoding exodeoxyribonuclease VII large subunit, which translates to MKDYTYSVTEINEYIKNLIEGDPYLTNVSVYGEISGVRPRKGHIFFSLVEENARLECVIFGGDNMGIRLQEGRMALVEGSVSVYIPHGTYRFICSNVRYLDRVGMYQIKFETTLKKLLEEGLLSRAKKTIPRFPKKIGIITSRDSAALQDVIRTARERKAPLEIYVFHASVQGDSAREELIKALRKANEYDLDLVMIVRGGGSKEDLWVFNEEDVIREILKLRHPVVTGIGHEIDRVIADFVADVAMHTPTGAAEYVIPDVSEIHEDLDLFLEKLTTSLSNRFNVEEKKLETLYFRLRMIGRRKLELNEFKIEKVKELTTKLRKKLIDYFEHNQEKLDSLGRMLESLNPLRPLERGFVLVKKGEEIVKESSILKQGDAVSLVFKDGTKKAQVIE; encoded by the coding sequence CCCCAGAAAGGGGCATATTTTTTTCTCCTTGGTTGAGGAAAACGCCAGACTGGAGTGTGTAATATTTGGTGGAGACAACATGGGAATTCGTCTTCAAGAAGGTAGAATGGCTCTTGTCGAGGGAAGTGTCAGTGTCTACATTCCTCATGGAACCTACAGATTCATCTGCTCGAACGTGAGATATCTGGATCGAGTTGGTATGTATCAGATAAAATTCGAAACCACACTGAAAAAACTCCTCGAAGAAGGTCTCCTTTCCAGAGCAAAGAAAACCATCCCCAGATTTCCTAAGAAGATCGGTATCATCACATCTCGAGACTCCGCTGCTTTGCAGGATGTGATAAGAACTGCCAGAGAAAGAAAAGCCCCACTCGAAATTTACGTTTTCCACGCTTCCGTTCAGGGTGATTCTGCAAGAGAGGAGCTCATAAAAGCTCTGCGAAAGGCTAACGAATACGATCTCGATCTTGTTATGATCGTGAGGGGTGGCGGTTCCAAAGAGGACCTCTGGGTCTTCAACGAAGAGGATGTGATCCGTGAGATTCTCAAACTTCGACATCCCGTTGTGACGGGAATAGGACACGAGATAGACCGTGTGATAGCGGATTTCGTGGCAGATGTGGCAATGCACACTCCAACGGGTGCTGCCGAGTACGTGATACCGGATGTGAGTGAGATACACGAAGACCTGGACTTATTCCTCGAAAAGCTAACAACTTCCCTGTCTAACAGATTCAACGTGGAAGAGAAAAAGTTGGAAACACTTTATTTTCGCCTCAGAATGATCGGCAGAAGGAAACTCGAGCTAAACGAATTTAAAATAGAGAAGGTCAAAGAATTGACCACAAAGTTGAGAAAGAAACTCATAGATTATTTCGAGCACAACCAAGAGAAACTCGACAGTCTCGGTAGAATGCTCGAAAGTTTGAACCCGTTGAGACCTCTCGAAAGAGGGTTTGTCCTGGTGAAAAAAGGTGAGGAAATCGTTAAAGAATCTTCTATCTTGAAACAAGGAGACGCTGTGTCACTCGTTTTCAAAGATGGAACCAAGAAAGCGCAGGTGATAGAGTGA